The following proteins are co-located in the Triticum aestivum cultivar Chinese Spring chromosome 1A, IWGSC CS RefSeq v2.1, whole genome shotgun sequence genome:
- the LOC123071348 gene encoding protein STRICTOSIDINE SYNTHASE-LIKE 10-like — MGCSMSRLLKATVALVILVLLFMPGAMAAAAASFDASRAQQLPLPPGEVHGPESVAFDAQGRGPYSGVSDGRILRWNGPKLGWTTYAYGPGYDSETCTTSRFGTEADIESRCGRPLGLRFNEKTGDLYVADAYKGLMRVPPGGGEATVLVDQIDGMPLRFTNGVDVDQVTGQVYFTHSSMNYDRSEHEMVTKTGDSTGRLMMYDPRTSDATVLQPILTYPNGVSLSADRTHLVVASTGPCKLLRHWIRGVDAGKSEPFADLPGYPDNVRPDRKGGYWVALHREKNELPFGRDSHLLAVRVGADGKIVEQMRGSKKVRPTEIMERDDGKLYLRSVELPYVGVVKRK, encoded by the coding sequence ATGGGCTGCAGCATGAGCCGCCTCCTCAAGGCTACCGTCGCTCTGGTCATACTCGTCCTTCTCTTCATGCCCGGGGCCATGGcagccgccgccgcaagcttcgaCGCCTCGCGGGCACAGCAGCTGCCCCTGCCGCCCGGAGAAGTGCACGGGCCCGAGAGCGTCGCCTTCGACGCTCAGGGCCGAGGCCCCTACAGCGGCGTCTCCGACGGCCGCATCTTGAGGTGGAACGGGCCCAAGCTCGGCTGGACGACATACGCCTACGGACCAGGCTACGACAGCGAAACGTGCACCACATCCAGGTTTGGCACCGAGGCGGACATAGAGAGCCGCTGCGGCCGCCCGCTTGGCCTGCGCTTCAACGAGAAAACGGGCGACCTCTACGTGGCCGATGCGTACAAAGGGCTTATGCGTGTGCCGCCCGGCGGCGGGGAGGCCACCGTGTTGGTCGACCAGATTGATGGCATGCCGCTGCGCTTCACCAACGGGGTTGACGTCGATCAAGTCACCGGTCAAGTCTACTTCACCCACAGCTCGATGAACTACGACAGGTCAGAACACGAGATGGTCACCAAGACGGGGGACTCCACGGGCCGCCTTATGATGTATGATCCACGAACATCGGACGCCACCGTGCTCCAACCTATATTGACATACCCGAACGGCGTCTCGCTCAGCGCCGACCGCACGCACCTCGTGGTCGCATCTACCGGCCCATGCAAGCTGCTGAGGCACTGGATAAGAGGGGTCGACGCGGGCAAGTCCGAGCCATTTGCCGACCTGCCGGGCTACCCAGATAATGTCAGGCCCGACAGGAAAGGAGGTTATTGGGTGGCGTTGCACCGTGAGAAGAATGAGTTGCCCTTTGGCCGTGATAGCCATCTTCTTGCGGTCAGGGTCGGGGCCGATGGGAAGATAGTTGAGCAGATGAGAGGGTCAAAGAAAGTCAGGCCAACCGAGATCATGGAAAGAGATGACGGCAAACTCTACCTGCGTTCGGTGGAGCTTCCTTATGTCGGCGTAGTAAAAAGGAAGTAG